In one window of Microplitis demolitor isolate Queensland-Clemson2020A chromosome 4, iyMicDemo2.1a, whole genome shotgun sequence DNA:
- the LOC103580878 gene encoding mitochondrial import inner membrane translocase subunit Tim16 — MAKYLVQIVVLGTQVIGRAFARALRQEIAASQEAAKRAGGGAKGARSAATTARTGLSLEEALKILNVEKPDQKEAIEKNYKYLFDANDRSKGGSFYLQSKVVRAKERLDEELRNIKEHQTQKKNTDN, encoded by the coding sequence ATGGCAAAATATTTAGTGCAAATAGTAGTCTTGGGTACGCAAGTTATAGGCAGAGCATTTGCCCGAGCGTTACGTCAAGAAATAGCAGCAAGCCAAGAAGCTGCTAAACGTGCTGGTGGTGGTGCTAAAGGTGCTAGAAGTGCTGCGACAACTGCAAGAACTGGTTTATCTCTTGAAGAAGcactcaaaatattaaatgtcgAAAAACCTGATCAAAAAGAagccattgaaaaaaattacaaatatctCTTTGATGCCAACGACAGATCCAAAGGTGGTTCGTTTTATTTACAATCGAAGGTTGTACGAGCGAAGGAACGACTTGATGAAGAATTACGAAATATCAAAGAACatcaaactcaaaaaaaaaatactgacaaTTGA
- the LOC103580952 gene encoding coiled-coil domain-containing protein 186, with product MEATCNVNSNELNFVNTTDTLDINNHNDNNNSDLINSLSDSSKNESNNETKLQDNEKNKQADNDEDQLSDNIENLSAVNNLQLLPIYENDKINDNNINLGNLQFKSIKINESTIVDGNNKLINKLSLPSHSNLIQSSVPLINKSRHLFNFITEKSTNIMEKALLPQYLQQRDLINQKQIIGANDDNSVLNGEDDDKKSQVIKDENEEKVKVNYLHQAGNNKIVGGDKEIQNCRIDNDGDEEIEYTVLLDEYKKIKNDKIHLEERIKELENGNQFSSKESIPSSIDNRDATINRLTLELRSALSQKENLHQQYTSANKERESMVMKYAISEKQRLDLQRTLDQSHSRLKQLTSDNEIITSKLKTAFNERSRVAQMLDVKCRELIDAQKELEKLREDLDIREVKLKWTQAKLKSETQLHKETSDKLEKALTRINELKDECENVRRESSESIKKFQQSEENKAVTLDQQLKEQHARLILERHVVEDKEAVRLQLLKEIETLNHRQQVLIEENNVLTLRCNDFEAINNQLKKSYDELKVISEERLKAINDLTLKTEALESTRLELVGKNQELAAIGNELERLRTANKELQNDMDCCVERENQMLEFTQKLTDKNVRLQSDSTMMESRLKELEREQGPLREQVKELKIKIKEMAEELKEEKKKRVDECEILARHLAEQTKMAEDLKQMLEDSRGENSVLKRKHQMTIKELTREVGQLKKKLEVTESNADGAKVADTRTPSVMSLNDETNGDADVGIIYNELDKQALIERVIKLQRINVKRAEKLDFLEEHARVLVTELQKKTKIIQNYILNENFDAMGSNERDRYKAELIKHGGIMASVYHQRVSDDNMTLELSLEINQKLQAVLEDALLKNITLKDNIDTLGDEIAKLTIQNQKISK from the exons atggAGGCAACATGTAATGTAAAtagtaatgaattaaattttgtaaatacaaCAGATACATtagatataaataatcataatgataataataactccgatttaattaattcgttatcag attccagtaaaaatgaaagtaataatGAGACTAAGCTCCAAGataatgagaaaaataaacaagcaGATAATGATGAGGATCAATTATCAgataatatagaaaatttatcagcagtaaataatttacagttGCTGCcaatttatgaaaatgataaaattaatgataataatataaatttagggaatttacaatttaaaagtataaaaataaatgaaagtacGATAGTAgatggtaataataaattaataaataaattatcattgcCTTCACATTCAAATCTAATTCAATCTAGTGTTCCgcttattaataaaagtcgtcatttatttaattttataactgaaAAGTCAACAAATATTATGGAAAAAGCATTACTACCCCAGTATTTACAGCAAcgtgatttaattaatcagaAACAGATTATTGGTGCTAATGATGATAACTCAGTATTAAATGGTgaagatgatgataaaaaaagtcaagttaTCAAAGatgaaaatgaagaaaaagtaaaagttaattatctGCACCAAGcaggaaataataaaatagttggTGGGGataaagaaattcaaaattgtcgAATTGATAATGATGGAGATGAGGAGATTGAGTATACAGTGCTGCtagatgaatataaaaaaattaaaaatgataaaatacatTTAGAAGAACGGATTAAAGAATTAGAAAATGGGAACCAATTTTCTTctaag GAATCGATACCGTCATCAATAGACAATCGCGACGCAACAATAAACCGTCTAACCCTCGAACTGCGCAGCGCCCTCTCTCAGAAAGAAAATCTTCACCAGCAATACACTTCCGCAAACAAAGAGCGCGAAAGTATGGTAATGAAATACGCCATCTCCGAGAAACAGCGCCTAGATCTCCAGCGTACTCTTGACCAATCTCACTCTCGTCTCAAACAATTAACTTCCGATAACGAAATAATAacctcaaaattaaaaactgcATTCAATGAACGCTCACGCGTAGCTCAAATGCTTGACGTTAAATGCCGTGAGTTAATTGACGCGCAAAAAGAACTCGAAAAACTTCGCGAAGATCTCGATATCCGTGAGGTCAAATTAAAATGGACGCAAGCAAAACTTAAAAGTGAGACCCAGTTACACAAAGAAACTTCAGACAAATTAGAAAAAGCCTTAACGCGAATTAACGAATTGAAAGACGAGTGTGAAAATGTCCGTCGCGAGTCTTCGgagtcaattaaaaaatttcagcagTCAGAAGAAAACAAAGCAGTGACTTTAGATCAACAATTGAAAGAACAGCACGCGCGTTTAATTCTCGAGCGTCATGTTGTCGAAGACAAAGAAGCCGTGAGACTCCAATTACTCAAAGAAATAGAGACTTTGAATCATCGCCAGCAGGTTttgattgaagaaaataatgttTTGACACTTCGCTGTAATGATTTTGAGGccattaataatcaattaaaaaaaagttatgatgAATTGAAGGTTATAAGTGAGGAAAGATTGAAAGCGATCAATGACTTGACCCTAAAAACCGAGGCATTGGAGTCTACTAGGTTAGAATTAGTCGGGAAGAATCAGGAACTAGCGGCCATTGGAAATGAACTAGAGCGACTCCGTACGGCAAATAAAGAATTACAAAATGACATGGATTGTTGTGTGGAAAGAGAAAATCAGATGCTCGAATTCACTCAGAAATTGACGGATAAAAATGTTAGGTTACAATCTGACTCCACTATGATGGAGTCAAGGCTCAAGGAGTTGGAACGAGAACAGGGACCGCTGAGGGAACAAGTCAAGGAACTGAAGATTAAGATCAAGGAAATGGCGGAAGAATTGAAGGAAGAAAAGAAGAAACGAGTTGACGAATGTGAGATACTGGCGCGACATCTTGCCGAGCAGACCAAAATGGCGGAAGATTTGAAGCAGATGTTGGAAGACAGTAGGGGAGAGAATTCGGTGCTGAAGAGAAAGCATCAGATGACGATTAAGGAGTTGACTAGAGAAGTGggacaattgaaaaaaaaattagaggtTACGGAAAGTAATGCAGATGGCGCTAAAGTAGCGGATACTAGAACTCCGTCGGTAATGTCTTTAAATGACGAGACCAATGGAGACGCTGACGttggaattatttataatgaactGGATAAGCAGGCGTTAATTGAGAGGGTTATTAAATTACAGAGGATTAATGTCAAAAGGGCggaaaaattagattttttggAAGAACATGCCAGGGTTTTAGTAACGGAGTTACAGAAGAAGACTAAAATTATAcagaattatattttgaatgaaaattttgacgcAATGGGAAGCAATGAACGTGATAGATATAAG